ATGGAGCGTCAATTTGAGAATACACAGAAAATGTATTCGgatcaattctaaataaattatttAATTACCACAAATTCCATGAAAAACAACAGAATGACAATCCAAATAAATTCGTAGTCTATAGCAGCCTAGAGGCATGTAAATGGTGGCTtcttccctgtcttctctctggcgGTGGTGAGAATGATgaactgtaggctacatgtgtgtaCTGCGGAGGCCCGTTGGAGGCTTGACAACTTTGGccaataagatttttttttttaaattcagctGTGTCTGCCTTGATGTTCATAAATCTCCACCAACCCTCTCTTGCGCAGTCGAACCCAGAACGATATGTGACCACTTGGTTACGGTGACACCGTTCTGCCGAGGACACCCAAAACAGAGTGGCCACTGCAAAGCCCAAGAGCCTGACCACCTCTGAAAGTTGCTGAAACCCTGCTTGGGATATTTAGCCTATATTGAATATTGGTTGAGATTCAGGGCCCGTTCTACCTTGGTATGTCAGGGTGGGAAATTGGAAATGTGAATTTTGGACAAATTGGAGGTAATAATGCATTTAAGTTATAGTTTATTGAGATGCATGAATACACCACATCAAAAGCTTGATTTTATGATTGTTTTAAAACAAATTCCCTTCAATTCTACCTAGTAATGATATATGTTCACTTCTTGGTCAATTGATTTGATGATTAAATCTATGCAAATAAATTCTATGAATTGATAGTTCCTCTGTTTTATTTTATTCTGTAATAGGGTATATTGAAACCAAGTGTTCAAGCTAATTAAAAGTTAATTTAGCTCTGTCCTTTAAGAACCCGAAGGGCGCTCCAATAGTTTAAAATAACTTTTGCCTACACATAGTTAGATCAATGTCTCACAAGATCACAATCTCTTAATTTGTATTTTACATAAATAACAGAACCGACTATAATGCATACCATAGCTTAGTAGGCCTATAACATTACTGTTACACCAAAAACAACACCTCATTTCTAATGAGATTTTAGGTTATTTAGCTGAAGCTGAATAGTCCAGAAAAAGATATCATGCACCGAAACTCAACAGAGCCACTAGGGAGGATATATGTTTTGATTGAAACAAAATAAAAGGCTAACATTTTTAACATAATGTGCTCTAATTTACATAAGTCCAGAGAGGACATATAAATAGGAAACAATTGTTCCCTCATGGCGAGATCACAGGAACCACTTCATCAGAGCCCTGTGGCTACGTTGATAACAATGCGGGGTATTTAAGCCCTGAACGATGCCTGACAGGCAGCACCGTCTCTCAGGCTGCGCCGTCTCTCAGGCTGTGTGCCACCCCCAAGACCACAGCCAATCGCATGCAAGGAACAACGCAGCTAACTTTGCTAGTCTTGTGAGCAAGCTAGTTAGCTATGTagtcttgttagctagctatctagcaagTGTAGGGGAAAATTCATGACTATGGGTGATTTTCCAGTACATATATTATGCACTAATATAAGTAGTAAGCAGAATGAATATAAGTTTAATTAATAGATATGTGCAAGCAGAATAAAGGCTGAGCTCAGGTGAATGAACAGAGCTGGGTCAACATGGAGTTAATCACTAGACATGTAAAAACAGAAAGTAGGCAGAAAATGTATGCCTGTGCAGTTGTAGGCCTGAGGGAAGTCATTACCTGGTCCTGTGACTAGCATTGAGACATGCAATTGCATTATGTATGTATGCCTGTGTGGTTGTAGGCCTGAGGGAAGTCATTGCCTGGTCCTGTGACTGGCTTTAGGGCATGTAGTTGTATTGTATATGTATGTCTGTGCCATTACAGGCTTGGGGAGAGCCATTGTGTAGTCGTATGAGTATAATTGGACAGACACCTGCAGTACGTGTGTCTTATTTTTTGTATCATTGCTATTGATACGCCACCAATAGAATCTGcaaacaagcaagaattgagaCAGAAAGATAATGGTGGCGAGAGGCAAAGGGGTGTTAATCATCTACATAGAGGGGAGTGACCATGTGTGTTATCTGAAGGTGGAAACCTATAAGGCCTGAGGTCTGTGGCAAGAGAATTTAGTTATTCCATGGAATTGCTCGGTTTTGTTACTTTTTGTAATAAAGTCTATTTGAATTGACAAGCTCCGGTATCTGAGAAACATTTGATTCAATATTTCCACGACACAAGCTAACTTGTTATCTATACTGGTTGTTAACTTGCATAACTGGATAATATTTACAGTGGGTGAGCTCCATTCCTGACAGGCTGATCAGATTAAATTTCAGCCTTTGAGGCTGATAAATCAGGATGCTGCTTTGTAGGCGGTTTCATAGTTCCGGCTCCTTGCAGGCATATTAGCTGTGAAAGTGCTTTAGAGGCAGATGCATATCTGATCCAAGGGGTGAGCTCTATTCCTGGCCTCTGAGACTGCTATTGAATCTGATCAGCCTGTCAGGAATGAGAGCACACCCACtctgtaaatgtaaatattatcCATAAAACATGAAGTGTCTCTTACAATTATAGAGATCAGTTATGCAAGCTAACAACCAGTATATTTAAAATCTACAAGACTTGCCAagttacagtgctttcagaaagtattcacacccctctactttttccacagtttgttgtgttacagcctgaatttaaaatggattaagttttgatttttttttgtcactggcctacacacaatatcccataatgtcaaagtagaatgtcttttttttttatgtttacaaattaataacaaatgaaaagctgaaacgtcttgagtcaataagtattcaacccctttgttatggcaagcctaaatacatcCAGGAGTAAAAATCCgcttaacaagtcatataataaGGTGCATGGGTCTCACTGTGTGTGCAATAACAGTTAACATGATTTAAATGATTACCTAAtctctctaccccacacatacaattatctgtaaggtccttcagtcgagcagtgaatttcaaacacagattcaaccacaaagacaggCAAGGTTttccaataaaataaaaaaaatgaagcagacattgaatatccctttaagcatgaagttattaattatactttggatggtgtatcaatacacccagtcactacaaagatacaggcgtccttcctactttaactcagttgccggaaaggaaggaaaccgctttgggatttcaccatgaggccaacagTTAgtcacagagtttaatggctgtgataggagaaaactgaggatggatcaacaatattgtagttattccacaatactaacctaactgacagagtgaaaagaatgaagcctgtacataattcaaatattccaaaacatgcatcctgtttgcaacaaggcactaaagtaatactttatccagaatacaaagtgttatgtttggggtaaatccaatacaacacattactgagtaccactctctatattttcacgcatagtggtggctgcatcatgctatgggtatgcttgtaatcgttaaaggactggggagtttttcaggataaaaaatacaaCGGAATGGAACTAAGCACAGACTCAGGGGTGTGACTacttacagaaatatctaatttatctatttcattttcaatacatttgcaaacatttctaaaaacatgttttcattttgtcattatgggatattgtgtgtagatgggtgagaattcaAGCtataacaacaaaatatggaataagtcaaggggtatgaatactttctgaaggctctgtagctGCGTTGTTGCTTACATACAATTGGCTGTGGTCTTGGGGGTGGCATACAGCCTGGGAGACAGTGCTGCCTGTCAGTCATCATTCAGGGCTTAACTGCCACACGAGGGCTTAGCTGCCCAAGAGCTCTTAGCTCAAGGTAAGGGACATTTAGCTTGCTAACATTCAAACTTATAAACTGATGAGCTCCAGAAACACAAATGAACGCATGATGTTAGCATGAAATGTATCATCCCTTAGTGTAGCAATAAATTAAAACAAATGTGCAGATGGACCGTGGGTTCTGACACCTCAGACATACTGTCAATCTATCATCAATCCGCCCTCTCCTATTTATAGAGTTTATCTCATGATCTCGACAAAACATATTTTGAAAAAGCTACTTTTTATATGTCATGATCATGAGATAAAGTTGTTCACTCACAAACAGTAATTCAAGAAGATTGAAATGCATAGGCTATTCCCATTAAACTGATTGAGATAAATAAAATGATTGCCATGCAGATGCAGTTAGACCCGGTAAAACACATAATTATCATTCATGATTGACAATGATGATGGTCTATTTTGAAATTAGGTATGCCTAACTTGGTGTTTTAGGGTataaaaatataacattttcttGAGACAATATGTGTGGGCATGGGCAGACGTTGCAATTGGAGGATGCATTTTATGCATATTCTATAACAGGGCTCTCAAACCCTATTCCAGGAGAGCTATCCTGTAGGTTTTTCAtttcaaccctaatctagcacagctgattctaataattagatGGTTTATAAAATGAATCAGGTttgttacaactggggttggtgTGAAAACATAGAAGACGGTAGTGCTCCAGGAACGGAGTTGGAGAGCCCTGTAATGATAGGTTATTCAAAAGGCTACATCTGTCCATACAAACTTAGATTGAGGAAATTAGGACGTAATTTATATTTCTTTTGCGCTCCCTCACCTAAAAAATGAGCACGACACCACTGCTCCTAAATGGGGCACCTTACCTACCTTTATGGGGGACCTAAAAGACCCCCATACATCATATGCATATGGAAGTATGGCCCAGGAAAAATAGCCTATCAAAAAGTTAATGTATTTCGTGTTGTCCATGTGTAATATTGGTTGTCTTATGGTCATCATGAACTAAAAAAGGCTTAATGTAATATGTTAGTCACCTTAACGACAATGCCAGTTGGGATGTGCCTGAGCACCACACAGTTGCTGGTTTTGTTGGTCGCCTGACCACCAGGTCCTGACCCTCTTACAAACTGCTCGTCCAGCTCGTCTTCATTTAGGACAGGGAGATCAATGTAATCTTTCTTACCGGCGGTCTGAACATGTGCTAAGCTAACGGGTGGCACAGTAAAAAGTGGAGGTCGTCCTGAGGTTCCCCATGTTACCTTCCCCGTCACTTGAAAGATCATGTTAACGAATAATCTTGACATTTCGCTCCCGAATTACGTGAGAGGGCTCAGATTGCATTTAGACTAAAAGTGATATCTATCTTTACAGTGTTTCAATAATACAGCGGACAAATTTAGGCGAAAATAGGATTGTTTACACGtgtaaatacaaaataaacaatCACTTCCTCTTCAGCCTCAGCAAATCAAGTTCACCGTTTACTTTTTCCCCGTCCTGGATTGGTGGCTATGAACCAACAGTGGCACACTATCGCCACCTCATGGACTGAAGTATAAGGAGGACCAACCCCTGAATGCTATCGTGGCTGTCTGACATGATTTCCTTTCACGATTACCTTTTAATGTATTCTAGAGCATAATCAAATGGTAAAAAGGATCTAATTGGGAAAACAGAGTCAGACAACACCCTCCATATGCAACAATTCCTTTACCTTTTCACGATCAAATGTTGGTCTGTGGAAGTAGATTTATCATGTGTGCCGTTTCTACAGTGCCTTGACTTATTCCCCTTGactttaccacattttgttgttttacaccGGGAATTTAAATTTAATTGGGATtttataccccataatgtcaaagcggaatttttttattcaacatttttacaaattatttaaaaaagaaaagcTTAAATTACTTCAGTCAGTAATTATTCAATACctgtgttatggcaagcctaaataagttcaggagtaaaaatgtgcttaacaagtcacataagttgcatggactcactctgtgtgcaataatagtgtttaacatgatttttaaataaatacctcatctctgtaccccaaacatacaattatctataaagtctctcagtggagcagtgaatttcaagcatattcaaccacaaaaaccagggaggttttccattgtctcgcaaagaagggcacctattgattGGTagatagaaaaaaataaaaacttgaatatccctttgagcatggtgaagttattaattacactttggatggtgaatcaatacacccagtcactacaaagatacaggcatccttcataACTCAGCtgccggagaagaaggaaaccgctcagggatttcaccttgaggccaatggtgactttaaaaaagtTAGATGTTAAtgactgtgatgggagaaaactgaggatggatcaacattgtagttactccacaatactaacctaattgacagagtgaaaagaaggaagcctgtacagaacaaaaatattccaaaacatgcatcctgtttgcaataaacaGTAAAGTAaactaaaactgcaaaaaaatgtggcaaagaaattatctttgtgtcctgaatacaaagttatGTTTGGGgtatatccaacacaacacatcgctgagtaccactcttcatattttcaagcatggtggtggctgcatcatgttatggctatgtttgtcatcggcaaggactagagagtttttttaggatgaaaagaaatggaatagagctaaacacaggtaaaatcctagaggaaaacctggttcaggctGCATTCCAAcatacactgggagacaaattcaactTACAGTATGGCAATAACCTGAaacatacactggagttgcttaccaagattacattgaatgttcctgagtggcctagataCAGTTTTGAGTTATAAACGCTTGAAAtcctatggcaagacttgaaatgtCTGTTTAGCATTGATCAACAACCAAATTGACAGAGCTAgaattataaataaaaaaattatgagcaaatattgtacaatccaggtgtgcaaagctcttagagacttaaccaGACAGAATCATAGCTGTAAATGCTGAAAAAGCTGATTCTGAAAAGTAtttactcagggggttgaatacttatctaaacaagattttttacaaatgttagaatttttcttacACTTTGACCTTACAGAGTATTTTGGGTAAATCACTTACAAAAAATTACTACACATGTTTTGCAGATGCTGTcacaggtgcagcaaaatgcttatgtttctagctctggctccaatagtgcagtaatacctaacaatacacacaaatccccaaAACAATTTAAAATATAATTCAATTAAGATATATCGAAACAAACAATGTCAGAGTCCAGAttataaatatacactgctcaaaaaaataaagggaacacttaaacaacacaatgtaactccaagtcaatcacacttctgtgaaatcaaactgtccacttaggaagcaacactgattgacaatacatttcacatgctgttgtgcaaatggaatagacaacaggtggaaattataggcaattagcatgacacccccaataaaggagtggttctgcaggtggtgaccacagaccacttctcagttcctatgcttcctggctgatgttttgatcacttttgaatgctggcggtgctttcactctagtggtagcatgagacggagtctccAACCcaaacaagtggctcaggtagtgcagctcatccaggatggcacatcaatgcgagcttgTGGCAAGaacgtttgctgtgtctgtcatcgtagtgtccagagcatgcaggcgctaccaggagacaggccagtacatcaggagacgtggaggaggccgtaggagggcaacaacccagcagcaggaccggtacctccgccttagtgcaaggaggtgcactgccagagccctgcaaaatgacctccagcaggccacaaatgtgcatgtgtctgctcaaacggtcagaaacagactccatgagggtggtatgagggcccgacgtccacaggtgggggttgtgcttacagcccaacaccgtgcaggacatttggcatttgccagagaacaccaagattggcaaattcgccactggcgccctgtgctcttcacagatgaaagcaggttcacactgagcacatgagcacgtgttgtttaagtgttccctttatttttttgagcagtgtataaaggtCTGGCTATAAACAATGCAACATGTGACTGCAAGGCCCCATCTTGTTTTAAAGCATACAACATTAAGCGTATAAGGAAAGGACAAAGGAAAAGAGACCACATTTCCAAATATTTCACTTTACTTTATGGTTTCTTTCGGCTTTTAAAAGGATAGTTCACCCATATTCCAAAATTACATATTTGTTTCCTTACTCTGTATGCAGTCAGAGATATATGGTCATCATCAACTGTAGGCTGGGTTTTCATGGTGCTTCCTGTAGAGCACCActgtggaggtgtcataataccaaTCAAACCAATAGTTTTTCCAccgttcatttttcccataggggattttagaaatacttaaaataagggctgtgttttgtgtagactaaccctggtgtgacgttttaataaccatgtaaatctctctcggacaagctGACTTTTATCAGTATATTCGGCTCTATTTCGTCTcagattcgaaaatgctaattagcgtcaaagtagacatcatgcaaaactacaaatccctgtaagctcctgcatgtcatctctagctgatGTCTTTGCTAACGGGTATTGTGTCAACTTAAAATTTGCAGAAGACAGTTCACAtaattgtccatttaaagaaatgtagcctaTTTATTAATTACCACTTTAGCTAACATttgatagttaatccagagattcttacctttgcctcgattcagATCATCATgccatttgtagttctttatgatagctacattagcagctaattagcatttcattttttgagggtaaataaaggtgaatatattgataaaagacaccttgtcctagagaggtttacacagttatcaaaacatcacaccagggtaaacctacacaaaacacagcccttatttgaagtgtttctaaaattaatgctggaaaaatgattggaaccatttccttgtgtgtcctctaggttttatgggtattttgAATCATACTGTGATACTCTATACCAATTGAATAGATTTTACATTATTTGAATTTAATGTTAAGCCTTATTTCCCTGTCGTATGCACAAcctacattttccttgacatcaTTCGATCTTTTCATAAGTATGCatcatatagagagaaatagtaatgGCATCTTTTTGTATGCAGTAACTCCGCCATGGGTCTTTGTACAAAGCCTATTGGGAAATTAATGGTGTTTTTGGATTAACGCCGAAAATAAGgactgtggtaaacacaggcttaggagatgtTCTCTtatgagataatcttcatcaggTATTGTCACTTTTTGTCAATTTTTAAGCATTTATGTAATTAAAAAAAGCACATAAAGAACATAAAAGCTTCATAATGCATAAAgctcatgttaactgactgatattatctcatataTCAAAACGCATAGgatctcctaaacctgtgttaacctcagacttCATTTTCCGGCGTTTTTCCTTAAACCCTATTCTTTCCCCATTAATTttccccataggaatggctgaacgaaccagaggtaactcatttccgcTTGCGGAAATGCACGAGCATTTGGCCAACAGGGGGCGCAATCCATTTGGCCTGAGCGCGAGAGGGAAGCAAATTCATAGTTGTGGTTCACGTTCACTTATGTAGCAAACAAGACTAGAGGCAACCCTCAGAAGCTCAGGATTGCGAGTATCTTCACCATATTGTCGCAATACTCTTGACTCAAGAGGATTTACGGACTTCGGTTTTATCGGTGTTTGAATCCAGAGCGTCTCTTTCGCTCGAGCGGTAACTGAAGTGATGAAGTCAACTCGCGTGTGAATTGCTACTGGATACAATAACGTTTCAGTAGCCTACATGGATTTTTGTCGGTTGTCATAACTTGACCCCGCTTTTTATCGGTTTACTACCATACAGTTTAGGGCCAACGTAGTTATTTGTTCAAGGAAATGTGAGGACTCGGATGCAGCTCAAGAAAGATGATGACCTGAGGCTGTCCCTAATTCCTGTTTAAATGAAGTAGTTCAACTATCAAACGTCCTCAAGACAACGGAAAGGAAATGGACAAAATTAACTGTGGGCTACATTGTAACATTTCAAGCTGGCATGTAATGTCACTTTTTATTTTCTATGTCTGCTGAGTATCCCACAGAGGAACCAAACCGCGCTCGTGACCGAAAGAGGGAACGGCCAATTAACTTTGATTTTGGGTGAGTCCTAGACAGTATTCTATTTCAGCGCATCTTTTTTATGCATGTGATGAGCATTGCGAGCCATCAATTTGTGATTACCCTGCCGCGATGTTGCTAGGTAACTGACTTGTGTAAAGATGGTGGGTTCACTTTGGGTCACAGTGAAAAGCTTGGAACAATTTCAATAATTTCCTCCACAGACAGCAGCAATGGAGGAAATTCAAGGAAATCATGCTTGGTTCCCTTGACTTGTTACATTGTTACCACTATCAACAATCTCTTTATCAGTACACAAGCGATCAATTAATGCAGGAGAGAGTTAGTCAACAACTCTGGATTTGTTGTATGCTGTTGAAAAGAGATGCATTATAACACTAAAAACAGTTCCCTATGTCTGGTTTTTGGGGATTACTTGTTGCCATTGAGTGATTTAAAAATGAGCCTGTTTGGGCAACTTTTACATTGTAGCCTGTCACTTGTAGCATGCTTGTTATAAATCTGAAGATTGGGAAattgggatacctagtcagttatacaactgaattccttcaactgaaatgtgtcttccgcatttaacccaacccctctgaatgagAGTGGTGCGGGgtgctgccttaatcgacgtcttcggcgcccggggaacagtgggttattggcccaacgctctaaccacgagtaCCATGTtgcaacatactgtatgtaccttTCCACTGTACCTTTCCTTTCTTGAGGTATCTGCAGTTATGGATTCAGTACTGATTCATCATGCAAGTGCATACCTTAGCCCAACCCATGCTTATCTCTACAATATTGAGAGTTGTTGCAGGTTGCCCTTTGTGTTGTCCTTTTGTCTTTTAGGTTGTAAATATTAGTCAGTTATCTTCTGACACAGTGGCCCATCTGAGTTGCTGTGTTCATAGTTTGTCATCTTCTATTTTCAAATGATGTATTTTCCAACAAGGTTTGCAACTGAACTGTGCCTGTTGTTGTAACAGGATAGTAATGGTATTGATTGGAACAGTCACATATGGTAGTCTCTTTGAGTGATCTTGTGTTTTTCGTCCAGGTTTTGTAATGGTCTCTCGTCAGTCTTTTAATAATTTGAATTAATATGCTCTGACTGCAGTATCACCTGCACATTTGTTCCACTTTATTTGTCTGTCAAACTGAAGAGAAATGGTGTGCTGTTTGTCCATCAATGCCTCTTAATATGTGAATTGCAGCTGTCAGTTGGTCAGGTTCTGTGGGCTTCCATGGTGAGGTGCACTCCCCAGTCTACTGTAATTGAGGCCATTGTGACTCACTATCCAGTGCTGACAAGGGCCTGTGACCACTGCTGCCTAGATGGTGGTTCTGCACTGAAGGGCAGCCCTGACGCAGTGCCACTGTTCTGGAGGGCGGCCGCACTACCACGGCACACTACCCAAGGTTGCCCCCTCTCTCAGTGGCACTGTACTGAAAACATGCACATTTTTTCTGCAAATGTATGATTGTTGGGCCAAAAGGCGCAGGTTTCTCTTTAATTATTTGGTTGACAAAGTATCtgaacccccccctactgtagcAGGTTGTGAAGACATGTGGTGCCTCCCCCTCAGGCCTGTATAAAGGACAACATGGCATCACTCCAGCCATACACCATCAACACACTGATAGAACTTATGTCCTCCTCACATACAATGACATCAACAATACACCTCTACTACCAGAAATAGATAAAGGGATTAAAAGTGCATAGGCTACTTTGAGGAGATGTGAGGTAACTGTTATGACACAGCTTTTTATTTTTAGGGTGTAGTAAACAGTGGAATTCCTGCCTTTCAAACATGGACGACAGACGCACTAGATTCTTAAATGGCAAGTTGTTATTTTGAGATGATTCTGTAGGTGTTGATGTGTGTTTTTTTATGTGCACAGGATCTTTGCACAGATCAATTATCCTCCATGCTGGGCTTGTGGGAACTTGTTTTGTATTCTGATATACAGTCATTTTTACTTAATTCAGTATCTGTAAAGAGAGTGACAACAAAGCCAAATGCAATAAGAGACTTGAAATAAATAGTATGTACATTTTTTGCTGTCTGAAT
This window of the Salvelinus fontinalis isolate EN_2023a chromosome 28, ASM2944872v1, whole genome shotgun sequence genome carries:
- the mtrfr gene encoding mitochondrial translation release factor in rescue, which translates into the protein MSRLFVNMIFQVTGKVTWGTSGRPPLFTVPPVSLAHVQTAGKKDYIDLPVLNEDELDEQFVRGSGPGGQATNKTSNCVVLRHIPTGIVVKCHQTRSVETNRKRARQIMREKLEVTYKGEESDILKNKKESIQRKQDKRKKANENLEKKRLFKEALMTDSKPGDDRG